From a single Desulfitibacter sp. BRH_c19 genomic region:
- a CDS encoding glyoxalase — protein MKFCWVTIAVKNMEDSLKFYREIVGLVVDRKFEAGPGVEIAFLGDGETKVELICNEANKEVNIGQDISLGFEVKSVKEMMAFVQEKGISIHSGPFQPNPHVKFFFVIDPNGVKIQFVENI, from the coding sequence ATGAAATTTTGTTGGGTTACAATAGCGGTTAAAAATATGGAGGATTCCTTAAAGTTCTATCGAGAAATAGTAGGTCTTGTAGTGGATAGAAAATTTGAGGCTGGGCCAGGAGTTGAGATTGCGTTTTTAGGGGACGGAGAAACGAAGGTCGAGTTAATTTGCAATGAGGCCAATAAAGAAGTTAATATTGGACAAGATATTTCACTAGGTTTTGAAGTAAAATCAGTTAAAGAAATGATGGCATTTGTTCAAGAAAAAGGCATAAGTATTCATAGCGGGCCATTTCAACCAAATCCACATGTTAAGTTCTTCTTTGTGATTGATCCCAACGGAGTAAAAATACAATTTGTAGAAAATATTTAA
- a CDS encoding ribosome biogenesis GTPase RsgA, producing the protein MSKIDIKNLGLSQRFVNESTLYGDLYIGRVISQYKDLYKVATENGELRAEISGKFRFDVRTLSDYPAVGDFVMLDRNEDASGNAIIHHVLTRKSAFIRKAAGTSNDEQIVAANIDTVFICMSLNNDFKLRRVERYLGIAWDSGAVPVIVLTKADLCNDLDQKLSELETVACGVDVLVTSSMSEDGYLSVKNYLGSGKTIAFIGSSGVGKSTLINRLIGENALETKEIRNDDKGRHTTTRREIILLPSGGVVIDTPGMREIGIDSADLSKTFADIDELSTRCKFHNCTHSSEPNCAVQKAIDDGVLSEDRLTSYLKLKKEAKYEGLNSKQIETEKITAMFREVGGMKNARKFIKGKNRIR; encoded by the coding sequence GAGATCTTTATATTGGGCGAGTAATTTCCCAGTACAAAGATTTATACAAGGTTGCCACCGAAAATGGTGAGCTAAGAGCAGAGATTTCTGGGAAATTTCGTTTTGATGTAAGAACTTTGTCTGATTACCCTGCGGTGGGTGATTTTGTTATGCTTGATCGAAATGAAGATGCTAGCGGAAATGCAATTATTCATCACGTCCTGACTAGGAAAAGCGCCTTTATTAGAAAAGCTGCAGGAACATCAAATGATGAACAGATTGTAGCTGCGAATATTGATACGGTTTTTATCTGTATGTCGCTTAACAATGATTTTAAGCTTCGTAGAGTAGAACGCTACCTTGGAATTGCATGGGATAGTGGTGCAGTTCCAGTTATTGTGCTCACTAAGGCTGACCTATGCAATGATCTCGATCAAAAGCTGTCAGAGCTTGAAACTGTTGCTTGTGGGGTTGATGTTCTTGTTACTTCAAGTATGAGTGAGGATGGATACTTATCTGTCAAGAACTATCTTGGTAGTGGCAAAACTATTGCATTCATAGGATCGTCAGGTGTTGGAAAATCAACCTTAATTAATAGGCTAATTGGCGAAAATGCTCTTGAAACCAAAGAAATCAGAAATGATGATAAAGGTAGGCATACTACTACCAGGAGAGAGATTATTCTACTTCCGAGTGGAGGCGTAGTTATTGATACTCCGGGGATGAGAGAAATTGGGATTGATAGTGCTGATCTATCAAAAACCTTTGCTGATATTGATGAACTATCAACAAGATGTAAATTCCATAATTGTACTCATTCTAGTGAGCCAAACTGTGCGGTACAAAAGGCTATAGACGATGGCGTTCTGTCTGAAGATAGGCTTACAAGCTATTTAAAGCTAAAAAAGGAAGCTAAGTATGAGGGATTAAATTCCAAACAGATTGAAACTGAAAAGATTACCGCAATGTTCAGGGAAGTGGGCGGAATGAAAAATGCACGAAAGTTTATAAAAGGCAAAAATAGAATACGATAG